Genomic DNA from Acidimicrobiales bacterium:
GCCGAAGTGATGCTCGCCAACACCGAAGAGCGGGATGCCGAGCGACTCGGCCAGCACGATCTGATCGACGATCTCGATGAGTCGCTGTCGTTGGCTGACCCGCTCACCGGTGACGGGATCGGCGAGATGATCGGCCAACGAGATCAGGCCGTACTCGACCATTTCAGGACCCGGCGGGCCAGATGATCTCGGTGCCGTCGTAGATGCCGGCGGCCGGACCGGCATCGACCATCGACTCCCAGTCGGGCAGCGTCTCGAACCGGCCGATGTCGGTGAGGAGCTGGACCTGCTCGCCGGCGAGGGTGAGATCGGGGATGCCCGGGCCTTCGCCGCCCGCCGTCGAGTCGAGCACCAGCGCCGACTCGACCGCCCAGCGCCCGGTCTCGGACTCGGTGGTCAGGAAGGCCACGTTGTCGCCGAGATTGATCTGCTCCACGGCTCGGGCGACGGCGTCCTCAGGGTTGTCGACTGCGTAGGCGAAGCCCTTGGACACCGCCCGAATGAAGTCCTGCACCGCAGTGGGGTGGTCGTTGAGGAACGATGACGAGGTGGCGAGCACACCGAACGACGACGGCACGCCGAAGTCGACCGGATCGAAAGTCCGGTACTCGAAGCCGGCGGCATCGAGCTGGCCAGGTTCGTTGCTCTTGTAGACCGGCAGCGAATCGATGCCGAGCTCGAAGGCCCCGAACGGATCGAACGGCACCTCCAGTTCGTCGAAGTCACCACGAGTGACACCCTCGATCGACAGCATCATTTCGATGTCGGGCGGCAGGTCGCCCTTGATGCCCATGAGGGTCCCGGGGATGTCGGACAGCGACTCGATGGCGGAGTCGGCCGGCACCACCAGCGCCTGGATGGCCACCTTGCCGTACTGCTGGACCGCCACCAGATCAGCCTCGCCATTCACATTGGTGGTGACGACGTCGCCGAGGGAGCCGGCGTTGGCAAACTGGGCCTCGCCGCTGGCGACGAGTCCGAGGTTGCCCGGTGCGAAGCCGGGAAGCACTTCGACGTCGAGGCACAGCTCCTCGAAGTAGCCGAGCTGCGAGGCCATGAGGACGTCGAGGATGCCAGGGGAGGCGGCATAGTCGAAGCCCGAGAGATACGTGATCTTGCCCGCCGCCTTGTTGGCGTCGCAGCGTTCGGCCGAACCGACCTCGCCGGCCGAGTCGACCTCGCTGCCGGACCCGCCGGTCGTGTCGGACGCACCCGCCGATCCTTCGGAGTCGCTCGCCGTGCACGCTGCGGTGAGCAGCGCGAACGATGCGAGGAGGAGCAGGGAGTGACGAGCCAGGTGCGAGCGCATCTCGGTACATTAGCCAGTGAGTCTTGATTTGAAACAAACTGACTCGTGCTTAGCCCTGTTGGGTCGAGGCGTGCCACCGCAACACCCGCCGCTCGCACACCAACAGGATCGACGTTGCAGCGATCCCGACGAACGAAGCGACGAAGATCGATCCCCACTGCTGGTCGACGAACGAACGGCTTGCGGCGCGGGCGCTCACCGTGCCCAGGCCCGAGGTCGACGAGCCGTAGTACTCGCCGATCACGGCGCCGATGAGCGACAACGCGATGCAGATCCGGCCGGCGGCAAACAGCGCGGGGAGCGCGCTCGGGAGACGCAGACGCCAGAAGATCTCGCGATCGGAGGCGTTGACCGAATGCAGCAGGTCGAGTCGGTCGGCATCGACCGAACGAAGTCCGGTGACGGCATTCGACACGAAGGGCACGAACGCGAACAGCGCGGCGATGGCGATCTTCGGGGCCATGCCGAACCCGAGCCAGCGGATGAAGACCGGCACCAGCACGACGATCGGGGTGGACTGGATCAGCACCAGCACCGGCCACGACGCACGTTCCACGAAGGTGGAGTGCGCCATTGCCGTGGCCACGATCATGGCCATCACGAAGGCGAGGACGAAACCCACTGCCCCCTCGGTCACGGTGGTGGCGGCGTTGTCGGCGTAGAACCCGAGGTTCTCGAAGACATGGACGACGATGCGGGACGGGGGCGGGAGTGTGAGCGCCCGAACGTCGAAGGCGCGGACGTAGAGCTCCCACACGAGGAACAGTCCGGCGATGCCGGAGAACGGGGCCAGGGCCAGCCAAGGGCGGCGGTTCACCGGTGACCGTCGTGGAGTGCTCGGCGGATGGACGATGCGTGGGCGTGAAAGCGGGGGTCGTCTTCGATGCCCTCTGCCCGGGGACGGCCGAGCGTGATCCGCTCGTCGGCAACCACCGTGCCCGGTTGTCCTGCCAACACCACGACCCGGTCGGACAGCACGATGGCCTCATCGATGTTGTGGGTCACGAAGAGCACGGTGGCCTGGGTCTCGCGCCACAGCTCGAGCAGGAGGTAGCGCATGTCGGCCCGCGTGATCTCGTCGAGCGCGGAGAACGGCTCGTCCATGATCAGCACCGGCGCCCGCAGCGCGAACGCCCGAGCCAGGCTCACCCGCTGCTGCATGCCGCCAGACAGTTCGCGGGGCATGGCGTTCGCTGCGGCAGTGAGCCCCACGCGCTCGATCAGCGCGTCGACGTCGGCGGGGTCACCGCTGCGACCGTTGACCTGTTGCAGCAGGCGAACGTTGTCCCTGACGTTCTTCCACTCGAGCAGGGCCGGCGTCTGCGGCACGAAGCCGAAGTGCTTGCGCTGCTTGGCCTCGGTCGGGGACTCGCTGCCGATCAGGATCGAACCCCGATCGACCGGCAGCAAACCACAGACCGCACGGAGCAGTGTCGACTTCCCGCAGCCGCTCGGGCCGATGAGGCTGACGAACTCGCCGGCGTCGACCCGAAGGTCGAGCCCGTCGAGCGCGACCAACCGCTGTCCCGAGCGATCGAAGACCTTGGTGAGGCCGACGATGTCGATGGCGGGCAGGGCGGTCATCAGGGGTAGACGGTAGGGCGAACGCGTCCGAATGTTGGATTCGGCCGACGACCGGGCGGCTCAGCGCTGATGGAACGCCCGGTAGCGCTCGATCAGCGCGTTGGTGGAGGAGTCGTGCGCCAGCTCGGGTTGGTCGGTGGCCGACAGCTCGTTGCCGATCGCCGTGGCGAGCACCTTGCCCAACTCGACGCCCCACTGATCGAAGCTGTTGACGCCCCAGATCACACCCTGCGTGAAGACCTTGTGCTCGTAGAGCGCAATGAGCTGTCCGAGGACCGACGGCGTGAGCTGATCGGCCAGGATCACCGACGTGGGTCGGTTGCCGGGGAATGTGCGATGAGGCACCAGCGCCTCGTCGGCGCCGTCGGCACGCACCTCGTCGGCGGTCTTGCCGAACGCCAGCGCCTCCGCCTGAGCGAACAGGTTGGCCATGAGGAGATCGTGGAGGTCGCCCATCGCCCCGTCGTCGCTGACATCGCTCGGCGAGGCGAGGAACCCGATGAGGTCGGCCGGGATGATCGTGGTTCCCTGATGGATCAACTGGTAGAAGGCGTGCTGGCCGTTGGTGCCGGGTTCACCCCAGACGATCGGTCCGGTCTCGTAGCCGACCGCGGTGCCGTCGAGTCGGACACGCTTGCCGTTCGATTCCATGTCGAGCTGCTGCAGGTAGGCCGCAAAGCGATCGAGCTGCTGGGCATAGGGCAACACGGCGTAGGTGGGGAGGTCGCAGAAGTTGCGGTAGAGGACACCGATGAGGCCGGCCAGCGCCGGCACGTTGCGCTCGAACGGGGTGGTGCGGAAGTGCTCGTCGATCGTGTGGAAGCCGCCGAGGAACGCTCGGAAGTGGTCGGGTCCGATGGCGATCATCAGCGAGAGGCCGATGGCCGAGTCGACCGAGTAGCGGCCCCCGACCCAGTCCCAGAAGCCGAACATGTTGGCGGTGTCGATCCCGAAGGCAGCGACGCGGTCGGCCTGGGTGGACACGGCGACGAAGTGCTTCGCCACGATCGGTGCGGCTGCTGGGTCATCGGCGTCGACCGAACCGTCGCCGAGCGCGTCGACCAACCAGGTGCGAGCGGCCTTGGCGTTCGAGATGGTCTCGATCGTGGAGAAGGTCTTGGAAGCGATGATGAACAGCGTGGTCGCCGGGTCGATGCCGGCGAGCGCCATCGTGAGGTGCGCCGGGTCGACGTTGGACACGAAGCGGACGTCGAGCCCGTCCTGCACGTAGGGCCGCAGGGCTCGGTAGGTCATGGCCGGGCCGAGGTCGGAGCCACCGATGCCGATGTTGATGATCGTCTCGATGCGCTGGCCCGTGTGGCCGACCCACTCGCCCGACCGGACCCGGTCGGCGAA
This window encodes:
- a CDS encoding ABC transporter substrate-binding protein, translating into MRSHLARHSLLLLASFALLTAACTASDSEGSAGASDTTGGSGSEVDSAGEVGSAERCDANKAAGKITYLSGFDYAASPGILDVLMASQLGYFEELCLDVEVLPGFAPGNLGLVASGEAQFANAGSLGDVVTTNVNGEADLVAVQQYGKVAIQALVVPADSAIESLSDIPGTLMGIKGDLPPDIEMMLSIEGVTRGDFDELEVPFDPFGAFELGIDSLPVYKSNEPGQLDAAGFEYRTFDPVDFGVPSSFGVLATSSSFLNDHPTAVQDFIRAVSKGFAYAVDNPEDAVARAVEQINLGDNVAFLTTESETGRWAVESALVLDSTAGGEGPGIPDLTLAGEQVQLLTDIGRFETLPDWESMVDAGPAAGIYDGTEIIWPAGS
- a CDS encoding ABC transporter permease, with product MNRRPWLALAPFSGIAGLFLVWELYVRAFDVRALTLPPPSRIVVHVFENLGFYADNAATTVTEGAVGFVLAFVMAMIVATAMAHSTFVERASWPVLVLIQSTPIVVLVPVFIRWLGFGMAPKIAIAALFAFVPFVSNAVTGLRSVDADRLDLLHSVNASDREIFWRLRLPSALPALFAAGRICIALSLIGAVIGEYYGSSTSGLGTVSARAASRSFVDQQWGSIFVASFVGIAATSILLVCERRVLRWHASTQQG
- a CDS encoding ABC transporter ATP-binding protein; the protein is MTALPAIDIVGLTKVFDRSGQRLVALDGLDLRVDAGEFVSLIGPSGCGKSTLLRAVCGLLPVDRGSILIGSESPTEAKQRKHFGFVPQTPALLEWKNVRDNVRLLQQVNGRSGDPADVDALIERVGLTAAANAMPRELSGGMQQRVSLARAFALRAPVLIMDEPFSALDEITRADMRYLLLELWRETQATVLFVTHNIDEAIVLSDRVVVLAGQPGTVVADERITLGRPRAEGIEDDPRFHAHASSIRRALHDGHR
- the pgi gene encoding glucose-6-phosphate isomerase, translating into MSIDQTAAWKAVAEAATPVDLRELFASDSGRAERYTFTAGDLTADFSKHWLTDDVLARLVALAEEAGLAKRTEAMFSGAHINTTEDRAVLHTALRRPADAPLEVDGQHVTAEVHEVLDAMSAFADRVRSGEWVGHTGQRIETIINIGIGGSDLGPAMTYRALRPYVQDGLDVRFVSNVDPAHLTMALAGIDPATTLFIIASKTFSTIETISNAKAARTWLVDALGDGSVDADDPAAAPIVAKHFVAVSTQADRVAAFGIDTANMFGFWDWVGGRYSVDSAIGLSLMIAIGPDHFRAFLGGFHTIDEHFRTTPFERNVPALAGLIGVLYRNFCDLPTYAVLPYAQQLDRFAAYLQQLDMESNGKRVRLDGTAVGYETGPIVWGEPGTNGQHAFYQLIHQGTTIIPADLIGFLASPSDVSDDGAMGDLHDLLMANLFAQAEALAFGKTADEVRADGADEALVPHRTFPGNRPTSVILADQLTPSVLGQLIALYEHKVFTQGVIWGVNSFDQWGVELGKVLATAIGNELSATDQPELAHDSSTNALIERYRAFHQR